TTATTTGCCTTCTTCTTTTTTAATGGCTATACATTCGGATTATGGCCTTTTCCCCGtataggtgcataccgccacctattGTACCGGGGTGTAAATTCTTAGGTTGAGTCGTTACGTTACAAACTAGATTGGTCTCTATATAATTAttgggccgatatgaggaattattaCGTAATACCGACAAATcctataacattaaaaatatctcCGATAAACGATAGTTTACACGTTCTGTgctggtgagcaaatcaagcgctcatTTTTCTCTCGCCGGTGACGTAATTTTTCTCGCGCTGGCTTGTAAACCATCATcgtgtgctaaaaaaaaaacaacaacaacaacaatcattGTGTGCTATGGGGGACAAAATATCATCGAAAATACCGGCATAGCTTGACGCCGCATCGAGTGCTGAGCCGtccgtcaacgtcgccgccatattggatgagtcacggctgcgctgtaaatgaatacaagtaaatgtacttacctTAATAAAacacctttctacaaagaaattaaagttaattcatctcgtttatacattcacacacgcactaatatacttgggaaagaGTTACGCACTAAAACAATGCTTTTGTTTCCCAAatatttgtagaaaggcgctttatgaaagtaagtacattgacTTGTATTAATTTACAGGGCAGCCTTgacccatccaatatggcggtggtGTTGACGTATCACAGCAGAGGACAAACTCACTCGATGCGGTGTCTATCTACTTCTTTGGTTTTACCTAAAACAGTAGTACGCATGCATTCTTTATGACGGgtcgcaaccaacattttacgTGCATACCGCTATCTACGGTACCGGAGTGGGCATCCGTAGGGCGAGTACTTGAGTATCTATCTATATTTAAACAGtggcaataacaataatacattgTCTTTGATGCGCTATGTCGTACCAGTCAGAATCAGGAAAGTCCAACAATAAATCACGACTGTCTCTTGTCAATGTAACCGAGGGGTTCAGGCTGTCCGCTGATGAGGAAGTTCGTTGTAAATAAGGGACGGGAGCTATTTTTCTCGGAAGTACGCTTATTCCTGTACACAGCTAGTCTCGTTAGTCAAGTCACCTtttcaacccacacaacacacttccggccttcaaaataagagctccgttggctacatcctgtttacttataacaaaataaggatgtcataaaaatagcttacaccaccACTGAGGCAGCAAACAGAATATACTATAGTGTTAAGTAGTAGTAAGTAGCAGCCTGTCGTTCATTTGAAAGAGCTCTGAGAGCCAATTCGTTCGCGGCAGACACATCACTCCTACTGTCTACTTGACAATGTGGGATACCTGTAGCCCCTATTCATACGTGTATTGTAGAGCACTTTAAGCAGAATGCTGCCACCCTCAGCCCTTCACCATCTCCTGCCCTTTTTAATCAAACAAGTGTCTATAATTCACTATAAAATATGCCAAATATtagttcaaataaataaacatataacctgtcattatttcactttcatgtgATCATAACTCTGACAGTTTTCCTTCACCTGTGTGAATTTGCTCACCCACCCCATGCAAAACTCTGGTCAAATAGTCACATTAATTTgctgtttgctgttttgtgccCTTTAAATGGTAGTTtgtgctctttttgtttttaagtcatTGCAGATTATTTTACAGGTCAATCAAAGTTCACGTTTCATTCTAACATCATTTATCAgcacacttttttgttgttttacaacAATGGTTTCCCTGTCTTGTGTTATGTATTATTGTACATGGGCATGTTATACTTTGACACACTCAATTTTCACATTTCTACTCACATCTCATTTGATCAAACACCAATAAATATTGGATATTGATAGCATTAGTTATCTAAGGTATAAATGAATGTCAGAAAGACCAGTCAAAATCTTTTTGGTTCCAAGAATGGTTCTCCTGATCCCAACCCTTCTTGACAAGCTTTCGTGTGGTGTAGTTGCTCACTTCTCAGAGACGCTTTTGCCACAAATGGAGAAACAAACACAGAGGTTCACAGGTTCTTTTGTGTGCGTTCGCATGTGTTTTTCCATACTAGCATTGGAATAGAATCTCTTAGCACAAACTTAGCAACTACAAGGGGTTTCCCTTGTGTGTTGACTGCAGGACAAAGACCTGAAgttgattcaagattcaagattcaagagttttattgtcatatgcatagtaaaacaggcagttatactatgcaatgaaattcttattctgttcattctcccaagaaaagaaagaaaacacaagaaagaataagaacataagaaacataaatactaataaattaagcaacaacaacagaagagacattaatacagataaataatacaaataaataaataaataaagtgctatgagtgtgtgcgtgtgttgcgtgcggcgtgtgtgagtgcttcgttgagaagcctgatggcctgtgggtaaaagctgtttgccagccttgtggtcctggacttcaaactcctgtagcgtctgcctgacggtaggagtgtgaataatgagtgttgttgatgtgtgctgtccttgatgaggttgtgtgttctgcgtaggactctagatttataaatgtcttgcagtgaggggagggctgccccaacaatgttctgtgaggtcttgatcacccgctggagtgcctttctatctcgtgttgtacagttaccgtaccaaacagtgatggaggcggtaaggacactttccatagtgcatctgtagaagcaactaaggattttggtggacatgccaaatttcctcagtcttctcaggaagtacagtctcctttgggacttcttcagaatttgttgggtgttgtgagaccaggtgagatcctcgctgatgtgtgtgccaaggaacttgaaggttttcaccctctccacctaagtctcatcaataaacaggggtctatgcggctccttttcccttgttcttgggtcgatgatcatctctttagtcttatctgtattgagaaggagattgttatcatgacaccaagctatgaagtccgccacctctcttctgtatgatgtttcaacgccaccagtgatcaggccgatgactgtagtgtcatccgcaaatttaatgatgctggtgttgttctgggaggccacgcaatcgtaggtgaagagcgtgtagaggagcggactcagcacacacccctgtggggtcccagtgcgcgcaattcttgagctggatgtgcgattgtggactctgactgactggggcctgcctgttagaaagttaaacacccagttacagagggagggtgacaggccaagtgtgaggagcttatttgtgagtttgtgggggttgactgtattgaatgcagagctatagtctataaatagcattctgacatatgtgtcctggccctgtaggtgagaaagggctgtgtggatggcagtgttgactgcatcatccgtggaccggtgaTTCCTCCAGAACCTGGTGAAACAGGTATAAATGACTACCTGCGCAAACAGCGGTGTTACTAGGTCTGCAACCCTCCACATTCGTCTCACATGGGAGCATATGAAAGGTGTTACGCAAAGCATTCTAGACTCAATGCTCTGATAAGCAGGAACCCTAAGCAGACTCATGAGGTTCTGACAAAATTGATGGCTGAAGTCACAGCTGTCACAAATGCAAGCCCTTTGGTGTCTGTTTCTTCTGATCAAGAGGCACCTGTGATCCTGACACCTTCAACGCTGCTTACCCAGAAGTTTGATGTCGTCCCAGTGCCACCAGGTGATTTCACGAAGGCCGAAATGTATAAACATCAATGCTTCCAAGTCCTTACTGACACTTACTGGGCCAGAAATTCCAGTCTAATACAACATGTGCCTGTTCCTTGGAGGAAGTAATGCAAGCAAGTGTTTCGTTGGCTGTGAATCCCAATCTAGGACATAAGTCACATTGGTTGCAACAGTGCACttacaaaataagaatttatGTAACTTCCAATGAGGTTTTAATTCTCGCAGTTGGCTCCTCTCGATAAGTGTAAGTGCCTACTCCCAAATAAATCCCCACTCATGTACCTCCACACACTGATTATATATGcctgtttgtgtctttttttcacGCACTTTTGGACAGACGGCACTGCTCTCTGTTCAGTAGTGATCCGATGCTTTGACAATAAAAGAGACAAAAGACAGCTTGGTTTCCTGGACAATCTTTATTGGTAGAAATAATTGCCAAAACAACAGTTACAATGAACAACGAACtacttttacaataaaatatctGCATAATATCTCGGTTATTGCATAGTTCTGATTGCATGCAgactcattttaaattcttgtacaATCCCTTCCAATGATTTGCAATCATACACGTTTCATTCTAACTCcattatttatcattacatttCCATCcggttttatttagttttccaGAATGGTTTCCCTTCTTATGCCATATTTTATTTTCCACTCAATTATTGCACACCTGTTATACTTTGACACTCTCAAATACCACATTTCAACTCACACTACAAATGATCAGATAACAATAGATATTGGATACGGATTATTAATTATCTAAggtatagatcaggggtcaccaagccgtcgatcgcgagctactagTTGATTTTGGGACTTTGTTGGTCGTTCACgagaatacactcctgatcaaaatcttaagaccagttgaaaaattgctagaatttgcattttgcacatttggatcttgatGAGGTTTTAAGgtgagctacaatatgcaaaggcaagaagggggagtgagacaaaaaaaatggagattgtaatttcaacacacacaaaaaaaaactgaaataggttgttaaaaaaactcttcaaaccagaacaaaaaatgttctcagtaggactcagtaatgagtagctcctccgttcttgttaatcacttcaaaaatggctttgggcatgcttgatgcgagtgtttccaggaggctagtgggaacattgcttcAAGTGGTGAatatggcttcaccaagggcataaactgtctggaactgatggccatttttataaacttcccttgccatccatccccaaatgttctctatgggattgaaatgaggggaacatgcaggatggtccaaaagagttgttattctccctgaagaagtccttggagaaccagtaagggccttaatttgggtggaagaccgccctgtatcttgatggacagccaattagATCCTCTGGCTCaacgcaggtgtgatttttttttagcctatcacttggtgtgatttttttttagcctatcacttgacatttttgttctataatgctcaggatctttttttagaatgactgtcttgctGCACCCaatctcagcagcaatggcacgctgcgagaggccttgctaatgcagctccacaatccgaccacgttcaaaaagagaaaacgTCTTAGCTTTAgtcatcaggagggcatgacagtgtgaatgcatgacagaaaattaacattttgagcagattttaacttttatagccctaaacttttgatcagctgataaagagcctatttcagttcaattgttgttttcaataaattactttttcaaaatgctttttgtctcactccctgttcttgtttttgcatattgtagctctacttaaaacctcattaagatccaaatgtgcaaaatgaaaattctagccatttttcaactgctcttaagagTTTGATCAGGAGCGACCAACAAAGTCTAAGGCTAGTAGCTTGCGCTCGACAGGTTGGGGATCCCATCTGTGGACCGTGgctaatttgtcattgcatcactgcagaaacaaaataaaattaaaaaacagcaaaaaaagtaaaaatagagcaaaaggcacaatgagaaaaagctgaaatattgacaCCAACaagcaataataacacaaagcttagtatttaaatacaaagctttaaatatctatcactatttttactttaaaaacttTTCTACAAAATAATATGGTATAGTTGCGCACTTCTCGGACACGCTTTCTCCACATACGAAGCAACAAATAGGTTCTCCTGTGTGCATGTTCTcgtgtttttacatcttttatcACAAATTGAGCCACTTTCCCCCGTGTGTTCTCACATGTAATACAATCTTTGACCTTGAAGTgaagcacaaactgagcaactaaaggaTTTTTCCcttgtgtgttctcatgtgcaaTAATATCTTTGACTTTCGAGAGAACGTAtgagcacaaactgagcaactaaagggtttttttCCTGTATGCGTCGTCATGTGTCGAGTCAAATCACATTTGTAAGAAAAGCTTCTGGTACAAACTAAGCAAATAAAAGACCTTTTTCTAGTGTGTGACAATATGTGTCGTTTCAAATAATACTTGTTAGAAACGGTTTTCCCACACACTGAGCACGAAAAGGGGTTTTCTTCTGTGTGCGTCCGCATGTGTTGAGTCATATCAGACTTCTGAGAAAAGCTTTTTGCACAAATTGAGCAaccaaagggtttttctcctgtgtgtgttctcatgtgtgataccatatGTGACTTTTGAAAGAACCGTTgcgcacaaactgagcaactaaagggtttttctcccgcGTGCACCCGCATATGTCGAGTAAGATcaccctttaaaaaaaagcttttcccACACGCTGAGCAACTGAatgttttttctcctgtgtgctttACCATGTGTGTAGTCAAAGCACCCTTAGAAGaaaagcttttattgcaaactgagcaactaaaatatctttttcttgtgtgtgtcagcatgtgtCGATTCAAATAATACTTATTACCAAAGGTTTTTGCACATACTGAGCAAATCAAGGGTTTTTCTGTTGTGTGCGTCAGCCTGTGTTGACACAAATCAGACTTACGAGAAAAGCTTTTAGCACAAACGGAGCAAACAAAGGGtgtttctcctgtgtgcgtccgcatgtgttgagtcaaatAACACTTGTAAATAAAGCTTtcagcacaaactgagcaaacaaagggtttttctcctgtgtgtgtccgcatgtgttgagtcaaatAACACTTGTGAATAAAGCTTtgagcacaaactgagcaacaaaagggtttttctcctgtgtgctttTTCATGTGTGATACCATTTGTGACTTTGCAAAAAATCTTTGAGCACAAACGGAGCAACCAaaatgtttttctcctgtgtgtatcGCCATGTGTCGAGTCAAATGATACTTAACAGAAAAGCTTTTTGCACACACTGAGCAACTAAatcttttttctcctgtgtgtgttctcatgtgtgtagTCAAATTACTCTTACGAGAAAAGTTTTTTGCACACACTGAGCAACTAAAtgctttttctcctgtgtgtgttctcatgtgtgtagTCAAATGACTATTACGAGAAAAGCTTTTAGCACAAATTGAGCAGGTGAAACATTTTGCacctgtcttctttttagaaCATTCAGATTGTTTTCTTCCAGTGTGAGTcctcatatcaccttcacagtctgtacCGCTGCTCAAAGGTTCTTGGCTGTCGTCCCTGTCTTCGTCATCAGGAGAGTGTGATGTCTCATTATTAtttgatagtggagctaagagattatctgcttgtgatcctccacagtggtctctatcagtttctgttgtcatgtgttgtgatGAGCTTAGAGGCTCCGCCCCTCTGTTCTCCTCACAtggactgtgatgaagctgtgaggactcaggtggtttggcttcatggtcttcagtcttcacagagacaccagtcagtggcaaatTGGTGAGGAAAGCCTCCTCCTGGCGTAAAAAACTCTCTCCTTCCTGAGTGATgcagagttcctcctcttcctctttcatGTCAGATGGCCGCGGAGCCTCCTGCTTTAAAGTGGAGCTCCCCCCCTGTGGCTGAGAGGGACGTTCTTCTTGATGACCAATCATCTGCTGGACATCGGAAGGACACAACCAATGTAACGattcaggtggtttgtcttcatggtcttcagtcttcacaaaGACACCAAtcagtggcaacttggtgagatcagcctcctccagCCCTAAAAGACACGCTCCTTCCGGAGTGATCCAGAGTTCATCATCTTCCTCTTTCACGTTGGGGgtctgtggctcctcctcttcttcttcttctttaacATCGGGGGGCTGTGgatcctcctgcttcaaagtggagctcccTCCCTGTGGCTGAGGGGGACACTCTTCTTGATGACCAAACATTTGCTGGACGTGTGAAAGAGACAACCAACAtaaggactcaggtggtttgtcttcatggacTTCAGTCTTGAcggagacaccagtcagtggcaacttggtgaCATCAGCCTCCTCCAGCCCTAGAAGacactcttcctcctcctcctgagtAATGCAGAGTTCCTCCTTTTCCTGTTTAATGTGGGGGTGCTGAGGATCCTCCTGCTTTAAAGCAAAGCGCCACCCCTGCGGGTGACAGGGATGTTCTTCTTGATCAATCAGCTGCTGTACATCTGCAGGacgcaaacaacacaaacacagtttAGCCCAGACATAATCTTTGAGATGTCTCTCCTGAAACTCGCTACACACTTTCTTCTGtgtactgtttgtgtgtgtagtgtTTCATGGCCATTAATTCAGTGTCTTGACAGAATAATGGATCACTGTTTACATGATTTGGTATAAGGCTGGATTATGCTACAGCAACGTCAGTACGCTGGCTCTGCTGTCTTGATTCACTTTTTGCCGTATGGCAAgaaattaaaatattgaaattgaactttgaaacaaaaaaatgagaaacaaaaaaaagtttgattttgtGAAAGAAAGTTAGAAAAAGTTCacggaaaaagtttgaataaagtaaaaatattatgggaacaaagtcataatttacgagaaaaaaatttaaatagttggaacaaccaaaaaaaaacagctgtaattttatgagaataaactcaaaatattatgtgagagtcgtattctaacgacaaaaaaagttgtaattttatgagaataaatattatgaggaaaattaatgtcattttagtagcttagagTTGAATTATTgcagaaaaaagttggattttattaaagtcagaatattatgagaaacaaacaaagcagaataaagttgtaattcttggaaaataaggttgggAAAAGTATGGGAATACAGGAATAATActgcgagaagaaaattttccaataagaaagttgaaatattttcatttttaaaaaaagcaaaagtcgaggaaaaaagaccaaagagcgaactttattctaaaaatacactttttcacctatatgacaaagctgagatgcagtttttaaaaaaaatatatgtataacttcgtctgtgtaggctctcagtcatacaggagttgtccatcgaggaaaaggcttcttgagacgtcatctgtacttctgtgtagaaggtgtcggacgtttcgctcctcatccgaagagcttcgtcagcaaactaataagtgctggtagcttaggccttaaatacagtaagagtgggcggaattggtgtgccaacaccctcctcctattggttcgttacactaagcctgggcggagcagtggtataatcctatcctgttattcacacctacgataaaagggaagtgtcgctccctgaattgggtatgaacgactctgatactggcttgttagcatctattgttctggctcggccctgccttcacctcatttgcaagactaagagctgtgggttttggtctcagtaacctgctgaacacagggtccaaattaaacctcaaaccaccattccgattcaatgatgggttctgttgtttgacaaaaatagcttcctttactcctctttcaaaccatctgttttctttggccaaaatctttacctcgctgtcctgaaaagagtgattggtagctttcaggtgtagatgtactgctgattgaggaccactcgcattgtccctg
The sequence above is a segment of the Dunckerocampus dactyliophorus isolate RoL2022-P2 chromosome 3, RoL_Ddac_1.1, whole genome shotgun sequence genome. Coding sequences within it:
- the LOC129178223 gene encoding oocyte zinc finger protein XlCOF6-like, whose amino-acid sequence is MATASQRKGGRESAPPTPSKPSKQKKTQTADNDVQQLIDQEEHPCHPQGWRFALKQEDPQHPHIKQEKEELCITQEEEEECLLGLEEADVTKLPLTGVSVKTEVHEDKPPESLCWLSLSHVQQMFGHQEECPPQPQGGSSTLKQEDPQPPDVKEEEEEEEPQTPNVKEEDDELWITPEGACLLGLEEADLTKLPLIGVFVKTEDHEDKPPESLHWLCPSDVQQMIGHQEERPSQPQGGSSTLKQEAPRPSDMKEEEEELCITQEGESFLRQEEAFLTNLPLTGVSVKTEDHEAKPPESSQLHHSPCEENRGAEPLSSSQHMTTETDRDHCGGSQADNLLAPLSNNNETSHSPDDEDRDDSQEPLSSGTDCEGDMRTHTGRKQSECSKKKTGAKCFTCSICAKSFSRNSHLTTHMRTHTGEKAFSCSVCAKNFSRKSNLTTHMRTHTGEKRFSCSVCAKSFSVKYHLTRHMAIHTGEKHFGCSVCAQRFFAKSQMVSHMKKHTGEKPFCCSVCAQSFIHKCYLTQHMRTHTGEKPFVCSVCAESFIYKCYLTQHMRTHTGETPFVCSVCAKSFSRKSDLCQHRLTHTTEKPLICSVCAKTFGNKYYLNRHMLTHTRKRYFSCSVCNKSFSSKGALTTHMVKHTGEKTFSCSACGKSFFLKGDLTRHMRVHAGEKPFSCSVCAQRFFQKSHMVSHMRTHTGEKPFGCSICAKSFSQKSDMTQHMRTHTEENPFSCSVCGKTVSNKYYLKRHILSHTRKRSFICLVCTRSFSYKCDLTRHMTTHTGKKPFSCSVCAHTFSRKSKILLHMRTHKGKIL